The following DNA comes from Fervidobacterium gondwanense DSM 13020.
TCCAAAGTCTTTGAGAGCCTCTGCCACATCGTCTTGAGTGGAAAGTGGATTACATCCGGTGACTATAACATCAGCACCGAGCTTTTTCAAAGTTATTGCCAGATATGCAGTTTTTGCTTCTAAGTGAATAGACATTCCTATTTTCAAACCCGTCAATGTATTTCCCATGCTCTGGATATGATTGAGCAATTTCATATGCTTAGAAACCCATTCAATTTTCTGATGACCTGAATGTTTTAAATCACTCACGTTTATCCCTCCACACTGTTTATAGATTTACTTGCCAACAGCGACTGCTATCTTCTTTTCGAGCTTTGCGTTTTCAGCTTTGAAAGTAATTATCAGATTATAAACACCCGGTTTTGTAAAAGAAAGTCTTTCCAACTTTCCAATTAAAGTCTTCCCAAAAGGAAAAGCGTACAAACGCCGATTTCTAAGCTCAAAATTGTAACCAATCTCGGGGATACTGAACTGTACACTATCATATTTGATAAAGCGTTCTCTGTTTATTTTGTTTATCAGAAAGACTTGAATATCAGCAGATTTATTGATTACTACAGATTCTAAGGTTTCTATGCTGAAGTCCAAATCCTTTGGATTTCTTTCATAATCCTTAACTGTTGGGACAAGTATCTTTACCTCCTTTATACTACCGTCATCAAAATAAACTTGGGCAGACAACTCTGCATTTCCCAAGTCCAGTACTTTAAATCTTCTCTCGAATTGAAACGTTGCGAACTGGCCAGGATGTATTCTTACCATCTCGCTCAGGTTCTGCGTCATTTTGTCATCTTTATAAGTCCAAACGATTCTTTCCAATTTCAATTCCTGGGTTTTAGCTGTTCTGTTTACAATTATCAGTGAAGGTTGAATTTCTTCTCCAACAAGATAGAACTGCTGAGTTAAAATTCCGTAGAAAATTTCTTCGGTGTAGTTGAAAGAGCGCTTTATTTCAACTGGCTTACCGTTTATCTTGCATCTTGCGTATACATAGTATGTTCCATTCTCCAAGTTTGATACGGAAACTTGGTCTTCGAGGTTGAAAAGTAAACGCTTGCCAAGTGCAGGTGCTACTCCTTCCACTGCGCTCTGGTAATTAAAATCATAGATTGTTCTCTTATCATTTGAAAGTTGGAAATAAAATTCGCTAACTACAAAATTTTTGTCTGTTCTCTTAGTATTGACAACGTATACTCTTGCACCCACTTTCTCGGGTGCGCTGTATTCCAGTTTGTTTAATTCAATCGTCAACTGTAAAGAATCAGCTATGTTCGAATAAAGTCTTGGGGAAATGTTGCGTACAAAAAACAGGAAAACGAATACCATAAGTACTATAAATATATTGAGGAAGAGAAACTTGAAACTTCTCTTCCTCATATTTCCGTATGTCTGGCTTATCTCTTTTTCTTTTTCCTCTCTATACTTTCTTGGATCGAAAGTCAATGCTTATTCCTCCTCACCAATCATGGAGAGCACTTCTTGAATAGTTGTTTCACCGCTGAGAACCTTGTATAGACCATCTTGGAACATGCTAAGCATGCCGCCTCGTCTAGCAGCAGCGTCCAGTTCCATAGTAGATGCTTCTTTCTGAATGAATCTTCGGATTTCGTCGTTCACTATAAGAACTTCTGCGACAGCTGTACGTCCCTTGTATCCAGTGTTATTACATGATTGGCAGCCTTCACCTACAAATTGAATTGGTGGGAGATCAGGGAATAGCTTTGCAGCGATTTCTCTATATTTTTCAGGCAGTTCTCTCTGAACTTTACACTTACTGCACACTCTTCGAACCAATCTCTGACCCATGACTCCAATCAACGACGCTGAAATCAACGACGGTTCGATACCCATATTCACCAACCTATCAATGGCACCAGCAGCTGTGTTTGTGTGCAGTGTTGAAAGTACCAAGTGACCCGTTAATGAAGCTTCTACAGCCAACTGGGCAGTTTCCTTATCCCTTATCTCTCCAACCATTATTATATCTGGGTCCTGCCTAAGAAATGCTCTCAGATACTTAGCAAAGGTCAGACCTATTTCAGCATTCACTTGACATTGTGTTATACCATCAACGGTGTATTCGACAGGATCTTCTGCGGTAACGATATTCACATCTTCCGAGTTAAGCGAATTTATAATTGCAACCAATGTTGTGGATTTACCACTTCCTGTTGGTCCGGTGACTAATATTATTCCATAAGGATGTTCAATCAACCTTTGGATTCTTTCAAAGTTGTATGGAGAATATCCAAGGTCTTCCAATTTTTTCTTGGAAGACGAGACCTTCAAAATTCTCATGACTACCTTTTCTCCATGAACTGATGGCATCGTTGAGACCCGCAGATCGTATTGCTCTTCATCTTTTTTTACAAAAAATTTCCCATCTTGAGGAAGCCTTTTTTCAACAATATCGAGACCGGATAAGATTTTAATCCTTGATACAACTGCTGCATGCATGTTTCTCGGATACTCAGTAATTTTTCTTAGGACACCGTCAACGCGGTATCGAACGACTACGTTCCTTCTTTGCGGTTCTATATGTATATCGCTTGCATCGAGCTCAATTGCATGGTTGACTATATTTGAAACCAACTTCACAATTGGTGTTTCTTCCTGTTCGGTGGCTTCCTTTTCCTCAGCTTGTTCCTGTTGTAGGGCTTCCTGCTGGGTTATGATTTCACCTAATTCCTCAGCTATAACACCTGAAGACATCCCATGTAAAATCCCATTATATAATGTATCAAAAACTGTTGGGGGCATAAGGCAAAAGTCCGCATCTTTTCCAAGTCTGAATTTTATTCTGCGCTTGATTACTGGTATATCGTAGACATTAGATATTCCGAGCAGTACTTTACCTTGCTTCTCTTCTATGGGTATTACCTTAAGCTCGGTCATCAAGTCTTTCGGAAAGCTTTTCAGGAAGTCCTCATTTGGTTTGATTTCACCAAGACATGCTTGAATTTCGTACTGTTCTGCAAGAGCTTTGACTATATCGTCCCATGTGCAGTAACCCATTTGTATGAGAACTTCGCCAAGCGGTTTGCGAAGTTCTTTTTGTAAGTTCAATGCATTTTCTAATTCTGATGGTTTTACAATACCTTTCTCTAACAAAACGTCACCAAGTTTCTTAATCTTCTTCTCCAGATCTATCCCCCCGTTGGCACCAAAACAATCTTCACACTAATTTATTCGTTACCTCTTCCTTTGTATTCAAGTCCGAATTTATAAATTGCCGGGATATCTTCCTCTGATTTTCCAAATTTCTCTTCAACATCGAATCGAGTTGCAATAACGGTTACTCTCATTTCGTCATCTGAAAGTTCGTCGTCGATAACCATTCCAAATTTCATGTCAGCATCTTCACTGCATGTTTGTTTTACTATCATCGCCGCCTCCTGCATTTCCTGTAATGTTGCGTTGCGTGGAGCAGAGATGTTGAGTATTATAGACCTTGCGTTTTCTATTGGGTAATCGAGGAATTTACTATCAAGTGCTCTTCGTGCTGCGTCAAAGACGCGCTTTTCACCTTTTCCAACACCGATTCCAAGCATAGCGTTTCCTGCATTCCTCATTACAGATTCAACATCGGCAAAGTCAAGGTTTATGTAACCACGCTTCATGATAAGGTCAGATATCCCTCTGACACCTTGGTGGAGTATCTCATCGGCTGTAGCAAATGCGTCAACAATTGTTGTTGATGGAGACAGCTGTTCAAGAAGCTTGTTATTGCTGATTTTTATAAGTGTATCAACTTTACCTGTTATTTTCTTAACACCTTCAAGTGCTACATTCCAGCGTGGTGTTCCTTCGAAAAAGAAAGGCATTGTGATGATTGCAACAGTAAGTATACCAAGATTCTTTGCAATTTCAGCTATAACTGGAGCTGCACCTGTTCCCGTACCTCCTCCAAATCCTGCGGTAATGAATAGCATATCAGTACCATGGAGTATTTCTTCTAGCTTTTTTCTATCTTCCAAAGCGGCTTCTTCGCCAACCTTTGGATTTCCACCAGCACCAAGTCCTTTTGTTAACTTCTCACCAATCTGCACAGTCACATCCGCTTTGCTCACATCGAGGACTTGCGCGTCGGTATTTACAGCGATCAGTGTAACTCCCTTCAATCCCATCTCTGCCATTCTGTTGATCGCATTGCAACCTGCACCGCCAACACCTATCACTTTTAGCACAGGAACTCCTGGTAGTCTGTCAATTTCTCTTTGCTTGCTTTCCTTTTCTATCATAAATGGCATATTATTCCCTCCTTATTTTCATCCAAATATCTTTCCGAACGTTTCCGAAAGTTTCTTGAAAAAACCACCTGAAGGTTTTTTTCGAGATCGCTCACCGATCATAGGGGTGTACATATTCTGCTCTTTTTGATAAACAATTATGTTTCCGAAAGTTGGTGCGTAAAGAGGTGTGAACACATTTATTTCATTACCTTCGCATTTGAAATTCTCACTCTCTGAGATTGTTCCTATTCTCACGGGACACTTGAAAATCTCGCTTGCAAGAGTCTCTACGCGTTGCAGCATAGCACCACCACCTGTTAGGACTATACCACCAGGTATACCGACACTTCCAAATTCTGGATATTTCACCGTGTAATCTTTGTAGAGTTTTTTGACACGCATGAAAATTTCTCTGAGCCTTGCATATATGATTCTGGATAGAAATTCTTTATCTGTCTTCTGAATTGTCCTGCCATCGAGTCCTCTATACTCTATAGGTGTTGGCTCAACATCCATATACACTGCTACGCCGTAAGTTCTTAAAAGTCTTTCGGCTTCTTGAACAGATGTTTTTAAAACAACAGCTATGTCCTTCAGAACATTCTTCATCGCAATGTCGATCCTCTGTAATTCAAAAGGTGTATTTGCATAGTACAAAGTTATAGTCGTTGTATTGTATCCAAGATCAACATGCATTACACCTCTATCCTTTTCAACACTTGACAATACTGCTTCAGCATTTGATACGAAAGATATGTAGTACTCAGCCTCCCCCGTTATATCCTTCGTGGCATATTCAACAACATTTCTGTACCTTTCAGAGCCCATAACAACAGTATAAATTGCGTCAATCTTTTTAGCCTTCATTCCCACCGGATTGACAACTATTTTTGTGTCATCGAGTATGTACCTCTTCACAAACAAATGAAGAGAATTCTTCTCGTTCGTTGGAAAGAGATCAGCGAGCAAGTTATCGGTTAATTTTGCTACGTGTTCTTCCGTGACATAACTATCTTCTTTTTCCGTTAAAAGAAGTTCTTCAGTGATCTCTGTCAGCGTGAAATCTCCACAACTTGAAGAAACCAAAACATCTCCCCTCAAGTCTCTACCAACTTGCTCTTCCAAGTCTTGGATAATCTGTGTCATAGATTCATTTAGTGCGACTACATCTTTAATCTCTCCATTTTCAATACCACGTGTTTTAACGTTAGAAAATGCAATGACATTTCCATACCCCTCACTGAAATCAACAACGATCCCCTTTATGCTATCACTACCTATGTCAAGAGAAACTAACTCGTGAGTCTTTGGCATACTCTCACCCCTTTATCTTATAAATCTTTCCATTTTTGAACAAATAACTTACATTTGAGTCTAAATATCTCCAAGTCAACGAAAGAGCATTTATGCAAACTGGTATGTCGGTAATATCTGTAACATACACAATAGCTGAATTATACGTCGTGATATATTTCTCCGCCAAATTTATCTCAAATATCCCTTCCTTTATTTTGGAAGGTACGTATCTTAGAGCTGCTCCTTCCACAATTCCTAAAGACTCATTTACCGATAAACCAGTAAGTATCGGCACAAACTCTGTCTCTTTATCTTCATAAAGGTCATATATCTTTCCAAGAGTGTTTACTTTCCAGAATCTATCATTGTAAAATATTGAAAACCAGTAAGTATTCTCATAAGTCTGAGTGCTTGAAGATTCTGAATGTAAAATGTAGGCAGATATAAAAAAGAACGAGAGGAAGATTAATAATACTACCATGTACCTATTTTTCATTATTCCGTACTCCCGAATTAACATAATCATACTTTGATGATAATTCAAAAATATTTTACCATACAAATAAGGATATAGTGAACAACTATTTTTGAAATTTTGGTATAATTTAAATATGGCATCTGAAATTGATCACTAATTGGAGGTGATATAAGTGAAGATTTTTTCGAAGACAATACTAAGCTTGTTAGTAATTCTGAGTGTCCTTGCATTCCCTGCTGATGTACTATACGAAGATGGCAGGGTTTTAACTGGTAACCTTCTGGGCACTGAAGGATCACATCTCATTGTCGAAGCTGACATTGGAAAAGTGCTGGTTCCAATCGAAAGTGTTAGCTCCATCGTGTTTAATCCATCAGCTAAACCCTTTAGTGGATATGAGCTTTCTGTAAATGGGAAAATATATAAAGGATATGCTACGGAAATTTCTACAACCGACGCAACAGTTATTACATGGTTTGGAAAGATTAAGCTAAATCTCTCGCAAGGTGTTGATTACATTGGTTTTGAGAAAATTCAGTTCCAGAGTTTCGGTGGAACTGGATTATTCCGAATGGAGTTGAGCACAAATGAGAACTATGTGTGCATATTACTTACTGGTGATGTCTTTATTGGAACTCAGCTTGCCGGGGATGAAAATTACATAATTTTGACAGATGCATCGGGTCATACTTACTATATTTTAGAAAACTTAATAGAAGATCTATACATGCCTTACAGCAAGGTAAAAGGTTACGATATGGTTGTCCTTAGGAATAACAGAAAAATCTTCGGCAATATAAAAGTGATTTCCGAAGGAAAATATGAAGTGTCAGGTTATTGGGGTAAAGAAGTCGTCGACATAAATGACGTTATCTTTACGACTTACAAAGAAACAAAAAGGCCTGATGCGACTGACTTAAGAAACACTTTTTACGATAGAAACGGCATAGCAACATTGGTGGTAGACAGTCCAATAAAAGTTGATGGGAAGGAAGTTAGAAAACTCAATATATATCCGAAAGAGATACTTGATCCAAGAACGGGAATAGTCTTCGTACTGGTGCCAGGCGGTAGTTTCAAAATGGGGGCAAAGAGTTCATGGGGTAAAGTAGACGATGATGAATTACCCGAGAAAGACGTTTACGTTTCATCATTCTATATTTCCAAGTATCCTATCACAATAAAGCAATATTTGAACTTTTTAAGAGCAGCTCAAAACGTTACAACTTCCGTTTTGGTTGGGAGGTATATTACCCCCGTTGAAATTGATTTTCTCGGTTCGAAGATGAGAGCTGGTTTTACTTCAATGAGCTCGGCGTATAATTTTCCAATAACCGGAATAAACTATTTATCTGCAAAAGCTTTTTGTGAATGGGCTGGCTATCAGCTTCCTACGGAAGCCCAATGGGAAAAAGCAGCAAGAGGAATAGATGGTAGAAGATATCCGAGCGGTAACTCAAAACCCGAGAAGTATAACGACGGAAAAAAAGACTACAGCGTAAACGAATTTTCAAATTCAGATATTTCACCGTATGGTGTGGTTAACATGTACGGCCTTCCACTGGAGTTTTGTAGGGACTACTACGATAAAGATGCTTATAAAAGACTGTCAAGCGAAAACCCGGTCAACCTATCCGGGCAGTATGTTGTTGCAAGAGGCGGTGTGCTATCTGATAGAATAACCGACAGGATAGTTGTTTCGCCAAGTGAGGCAAGAAACGATATCACATTCCGCGTTGTGATAGATGCAGAGAACATTGACAAGGTGTTTTCACAGCCGTTAAATAACAAAATGTTTGGGATCACTTGGTTCGTTGTGAATGAGACTGTAAAAAAGAACTACAATGTTAAATCGGACGGATTGTATGTTGCGTATGTTGAAATCGATTCACCTGCGTATGCTGCAGGTATCAAGGTCGGCGATGTTATAGTGAGTGTTGAGAAAAAGAACGTGAAGAATGCAGATGATGTTTTAAAAATAATTTCCGGTAAAAAGATGGGAGATATCATTTCAGTTAGTGTTGATAGAAACGGAAAGATTTTGGAATTGAAACTTAAGCTTGGAATTTGGAATTTTTGACTTATCAATTTAAAGTAGTTTTTTGAAATTCACTTTGTAACAAGGTTACTTTGTGACTATCGATATCGCAGAAAAATACTTTTCGTATTGAACCACTGTAATTAGCAAATAACTTACATGTTTCATTCACGCAGACTCTTACGAATTTTTCGACAGGATATCCGAATATTCCAGTTCCTATGAAGGGTATAGCAATTGATTCAATTTTGAATTCATCAACTTTCGAGAATATATTCTCGAAAGCTTTTTTAATTATCTCATCATTTCCTTCCTTATCACCGATCGGTCCTACTGTGTGAATAATATATTTTGCTTTCATCTTTCCGGCACTTGTTACAGCAACGCCCCCAGGTTCAACAGGACCGTATTTTCTTACGTATTCGTCACTTTCTTTTTG
Coding sequences within:
- a CDS encoding GspE/PulE family protein, translating into MEKKIKKLGDVLLEKGIVKPSELENALNLQKELRKPLGEVLIQMGYCTWDDIVKALAEQYEIQACLGEIKPNEDFLKSFPKDLMTELKVIPIEEKQGKVLLGISNVYDIPVIKRRIKFRLGKDADFCLMPPTVFDTLYNGILHGMSSGVIAEELGEIITQQEALQQEQAEEKEATEQEETPIVKLVSNIVNHAIELDASDIHIEPQRRNVVVRYRVDGVLRKITEYPRNMHAAVVSRIKILSGLDIVEKRLPQDGKFFVKKDEEQYDLRVSTMPSVHGEKVVMRILKVSSSKKKLEDLGYSPYNFERIQRLIEHPYGIILVTGPTGSGKSTTLVAIINSLNSEDVNIVTAEDPVEYTVDGITQCQVNAEIGLTFAKYLRAFLRQDPDIIMVGEIRDKETAQLAVEASLTGHLVLSTLHTNTAAGAIDRLVNMGIEPSLISASLIGVMGQRLVRRVCSKCKVQRELPEKYREIAAKLFPDLPPIQFVGEGCQSCNNTGYKGRTAVAEVLIVNDEIRRFIQKEASTMELDAAARRGGMLSMFQDGLYKVLSGETTIQEVLSMIGEEE
- the ftsZ gene encoding cell division protein FtsZ, translating into MPFMIEKESKQREIDRLPGVPVLKVIGVGGAGCNAINRMAEMGLKGVTLIAVNTDAQVLDVSKADVTVQIGEKLTKGLGAGGNPKVGEEAALEDRKKLEEILHGTDMLFITAGFGGGTGTGAAPVIAEIAKNLGILTVAIITMPFFFEGTPRWNVALEGVKKITGKVDTLIKISNNKLLEQLSPSTTIVDAFATADEILHQGVRGISDLIMKRGYINLDFADVESVMRNAGNAMLGIGVGKGEKRVFDAARRALDSKFLDYPIENARSIILNISAPRNATLQEMQEAAMIVKQTCSEDADMKFGMVIDDELSDDEMRVTVIATRFDVEEKFGKSEEDIPAIYKFGLEYKGRGNE
- the ftsA gene encoding cell division protein FtsA, with protein sequence MPKTHELVSLDIGSDSIKGIVVDFSEGYGNVIAFSNVKTRGIENGEIKDVVALNESMTQIIQDLEEQVGRDLRGDVLVSSSCGDFTLTEITEELLLTEKEDSYVTEEHVAKLTDNLLADLFPTNEKNSLHLFVKRYILDDTKIVVNPVGMKAKKIDAIYTVVMGSERYRNVVEYATKDITGEAEYYISFVSNAEAVLSSVEKDRGVMHVDLGYNTTTITLYYANTPFELQRIDIAMKNVLKDIAVVLKTSVQEAERLLRTYGVAVYMDVEPTPIEYRGLDGRTIQKTDKEFLSRIIYARLREIFMRVKKLYKDYTVKYPEFGSVGIPGGIVLTGGGAMLQRVETLASEIFKCPVRIGTISESENFKCEGNEINVFTPLYAPTFGNIIVYQKEQNMYTPMIGERSRKKPSGGFFKKLSETFGKIFG
- a CDS encoding SUMF1/EgtB/PvdO family nonheme iron enzyme encodes the protein MKIFSKTILSLLVILSVLAFPADVLYEDGRVLTGNLLGTEGSHLIVEADIGKVLVPIESVSSIVFNPSAKPFSGYELSVNGKIYKGYATEISTTDATVITWFGKIKLNLSQGVDYIGFEKIQFQSFGGTGLFRMELSTNENYVCILLTGDVFIGTQLAGDENYIILTDASGHTYYILENLIEDLYMPYSKVKGYDMVVLRNNRKIFGNIKVISEGKYEVSGYWGKEVVDINDVIFTTYKETKRPDATDLRNTFYDRNGIATLVVDSPIKVDGKEVRKLNIYPKEILDPRTGIVFVLVPGGSFKMGAKSSWGKVDDDELPEKDVYVSSFYISKYPITIKQYLNFLRAAQNVTTSVLVGRYITPVEIDFLGSKMRAGFTSMSSAYNFPITGINYLSAKAFCEWAGYQLPTEAQWEKAARGIDGRRYPSGNSKPEKYNDGKKDYSVNEFSNSDISPYGVVNMYGLPLEFCRDYYDKDAYKRLSSENPVNLSGQYVVARGGVLSDRITDRIVVSPSEARNDITFRVVIDAENIDKVFSQPLNNKMFGITWFVVNETVKKNYNVKSDGLYVAYVEIDSPAYAAGIKVGDVIVSVEKKNVKNADDVLKIISGKKMGDIISVSVDRNGKILELKLKLGIWNF
- a CDS encoding macro domain-containing protein; the encoded protein is MDLSNSIRLGNVEIYFLVADITKLEVDAIVNAANSHLKHGGGVAGAISRAGGPEIQKESDEYVRKYGPVEPGGVAVTSAGKMKAKYIIHTVGPIGDKEGNDEIIKKAFENIFSKVDEFKIESIAIPFIGTGIFGYPVEKFVRVCVNETCKLFANYSGSIRKVFFCDIDSHKVTLLQSEFQKTTLN